A genome region from Setaria italica strain Yugu1 chromosome III, Setaria_italica_v2.0, whole genome shotgun sequence includes the following:
- the LOC101780902 gene encoding 3-deoxy-manno-octulosonate cytidylyltransferase: MPICAPSSDSSASSASGGRAWIVHGLALGAAAAAAAAAAYLYRRPSGFRSRAVGIIPARFASSRFEGKPLAHILGKPMIQRTWERVMLASSLDHVVVATDDERIADCCRGFGADVIMTSESCRNGSERCCEALQKLGKRYDIVVNIQGDEPLIEPEIIDGVVMALQRAPDAVFSTAVTSLKPEDASDTNRVKCVVDNQGYAIYFSRGLIPSNKSGKVNPNYPYLLHLGISGFDSKFLMIYPELSPTPLQLEEDLEQLKVLENGYRMKVIKVDHDAHGVDAPEDVEKIEELMRARNIQ; this comes from the exons ATGCCGATCTGCGCGCCGTCATCGGACTCCTCGGCCTCATCGGCGTCGGGTGGCCGCGCGTGGATAGTCCACGGGCTGGCGCTcggcgcggcggctgcggctgcggctgccgcGGCGTACCTGTACCGCCGGCCGAGCGGATTCCGCAGCCGCGCGGTGGGGATCATAcccgcgcgcttcgcctcctCGCGCTTCGAGGGCAAGCCGCTCGCGCACATCCTCGGCAAGCCCATGATCCAG AGAACATGGGAAAGAGTTATGTTAGCTTCTTCCTTGGACCATGTTG TTGTGGCAACCGATGATGAGAGAATTGCAGATTGTTGTCGAGGATTTGGAGCTGATGTTATAATGACATCAGAATCATGCAGAAATG GATCTGAACGCTGCTGTGAGGCACTTCAAAAGCTTGGGAAACGTTATGATATTGTTGTCAATATTCAAGGCGATGAGCCTCTTATTGAACCAGAGATAATAGATGGTGTCGTTATGGCACTGCAG CGAGCTCCTGATGCAGTCTTCAGTACAGCTGTTACTTCACTGAAACCTGAAGATGCATCTGACACAAATCGAGTAAAGTGTGTTGTGGATAATCAGGGCTATGCAATCTACTTTTCAAGAGGGCTGATACCATCCAACAA ATCAGGGAAAGTCAATCCTAATTATCCATATCTTCTTCACCTTGGAATCTCG GGCTTTGATTCAAAGTTCTTGATGATCTATCCGGAACTTTCACCAACACCTTTACAACTGGAAGAGGACCTAGAGCAACTTAAAGTTCTTGAAAACGGCTATAGGATGAAG GTGATCAAAGTGGACCATGATGCCCATGGTGTGGATGCACCTGAGGATGTTGAGAAAATCGAAGAACTGATGCGAGCCAGAAACATTcagtag